In Juglans microcarpa x Juglans regia isolate MS1-56 chromosome 8D, Jm3101_v1.0, whole genome shotgun sequence, the following are encoded in one genomic region:
- the LOC121242881 gene encoding LOW QUALITY PROTEIN: protein FAM91A1 (The sequence of the model RefSeq protein was modified relative to this genomic sequence to represent the inferred CDS: inserted 1 base in 1 codon): MQHVPATIEEQLILKAIKEECPWESLPKRLQATLSSKEEWHRRIIEHSIKKRLQWNTCFARKVCKESEYYEDMMRYLRKNLALYPYHLAEYVCRVMRISPFRYYCDMLFEVMKNEQPYDSIPNFSAADALRLTGIGRNEFIDIMNKCRSKKIMWKLNKSIAKELLPTQPVDFAIEPWWGVCLVNFTLEEFKKLSEEETATIDKVCKEEGNSYILFDPDVVKGLYRRGLIYFDVPVYSDDRFKVSRLEGFVSNREQSYEDPIEELLYAVFVVSSENATVAELAATLQADLLQLQAAASFACRLGWAVKLIDPGSILQDTGIPGSPRTSLSDEDASHASLGSASIFNEGDAAQQGDVLGTENHGTSSAHVRVAFVVDANITSYLMMGSVSPGLKSHAVTLYEAGKLGHASIADLCKDLGTLEGTKFEGELQEFANHAFSLRCVLECLQSGGVATDVKTEEVCDKMDVVASANDEATLIANITLTDIPGNSGTNEPEQEEDDLARLGLPHEGSVLSEPATGSTGDEMFSATLSEDTNCSSEVPKSDPTFQNDEKMILVEGPDAGRDPLRRRKKYRVDILRCESLASLAPATLDRLFHRDYDIVVSMVPLPPSSILPGPTGPIHFGAPSYSSMTPWMKLVLYLTVASGPLSVVLMKGQCLRLLPAPLAGCEKALIWSWDGSTIGGLGGKFEGNLVKGSILLHCLNSLLKYSAVLVQPLGRYDLNKSGRIITMDVPLPLKNADGSIAHIGKELGLCEEESLKLNSLLTDLANKIDLWTVGYIRLLKIFNEGNSNHFSPDCGKYEWVPLSVEFGMPLFSPKLCNSICKRVVSSQLLQSDSLSEHHDAMQSLRKKLRDVCVEYQATGPAAKLLYQKEQTKDSSRQLMNYASGRWNPLVDPSSPISGALSEHHRLKLANRHRCRTEVLSFDGSILRSYALSPVYEAATRPIEEXSPVSSVKVETDEADSRDVILPGVNLLFDGSELHPFDIGACLQARQPVSLIAEASVASASAAIK, from the exons GATAATTGAACACAGCATAAAGAAAAGACTCCAATGGAACACTTGTTTTGCTCGCAAAGTGTGCAAAGAAAGTGAATATTATGAGGATATGATGCGTTACCTGCGAAAGAATCTAGCG CTCTATCCCTATCACCTTGCGGAGTATGTTTGTCGTGTAATGAGGATATCACCCTTCAGATATTACTGTGACATGTTATTTGAGGTTATGAAAAATG AACAACCTTATGACAGCATCCCCAACTTTAGTGCTGCAGATGCTTTGCGGCTTACGGGCATAGGAAGAAATGAGTTCATTGATATCATGAATAAGTGCAGATCTAAG AAAATTATGTGGAAGCTGAATAAGTCAATTGCAAAAGAACTGCTACCTACACAACCTGTAGATTTTGCAATTGAACCATGGTGGGGAGTTTGTCTTGTGAACTTTACTCTAGAAGAATTTAAG AAACTCTCAGAAGAAGAAACGGCAACAATTGATAAAGTCTGTAAGGAGGAGggaaattcatatattttgttcGATCCTGATGTTGTAAAGGGTCTCTACAGACGGGGTTTGATCTACTTTGATGTCCCGGTTTATTCTGACGATCGTTTTAAGG TTTCCAGGCTTGAAGGGTTTGTTTCCAACAGGGAGCAGTCATATGAAGATCCTATTGAGGA GTTACTGTATGCAGTTTTTGTTGTTTCAAGTGAGAATGCAACTGTAGCTGAATTGGCAGCAACATTGCAGGCAGACCTTTTGCAGCTGCAGGCTGCTGCATCTTTTGCATGTCGATTGGGATGGGCAGTAAAATTAATTGATCCAGGATCTATTCTTCAAGATACAGGCATACCTGGTTCTCCTAGAACCAGTCTTAGTGATGAAGATGCTTCTCATGCTAGTCTAGGCTCAGCAAGCATATTCAATGAAGGTGATGCTGCTCAACAAGGAGATGTGTTGGGGACAGAAAACCATGGGACGAGTTCTGCCCATGTTCGTGTTGCTTTTGTTGTTGATGCTAATATAACATCCTATCTTATGATGGggtctgtttcaccag GGTTAAAGTCTCATGCTGTAACACTATATGAAGCTGGGAAGTTGGGTCATGCTAGTATCGCCGATCTTTGCAAAGATCTGGGTACACTAGAGGGAACCAAATTTGAGGGAGAATTGCAGGAATTTGCAAATCATGCATTTAGCCTCCGTTGTGTTTTGGAATGTCTGCAATCTGGTGGAGTTGCTACTGACGTCAAAACAGAAGAAGTTTGTGATAAGATGGATGTGGTAGCTTCAGCCAATGATGAGGCCACTTTGATAGCTAATATCACTTTGACGGACATACCAGGAAACTCTGGTACAAATGAACCTGAGCAGGAAGAAGATGATTTGGCTAGGTTGGGGTTGCCCCATGAGGGTTCTGTTTTGAGTGAACCTGCTACTGGAAGTACTGGTGATGAAATGTTTTCTGCTACTTTATCAGAAGACACCAATTGCTCAAGCGAGGTACCTAAATCAGATCCAACTTTCCagaatgatgagaaaatgaTTCTGGTCGAAGGGCCAGATGCTGGAAGAGATCCATTGAGAAGGAGAAAGAAATATCGTGTGGATATTCTTCGCTGTGAAAGCTTGGCTTCTCTTGCTCCAGCAACTTTAGACCGGTTGTTTCATCGTGACTATGACATTGTTGTGTCCATggttcctcttcctccttcaTCAATTCTTCCTGGACCTACAGGTCCCATACATTTTGGTGCTCCCTCGTATTCATCTATGACACCATGGATGAAACTAGTACTATATTTAACTGTGGCAAGTGGGCCTCTATCAGTTGTCCTCATGAAAGGACAATGTCTACGCTTGCTTCCTGCGCCATTGGCTGGTTGTGAGAAAGCCCTTATATGGTCTTGGGACGGTTCTACAATTGGAGGGCTGGGAgggaaatttgaaggaaattTAGTCAAGGGAAGTATACTTTTACATTGTTTAAATTCACTTCTTAAATACTCGGCTGTGCTAGTGCAGCCCCTCGGTAGGTATGATCTTAATAAATCTGGAAGAATCATAACTATGGACGTTCCGTTGCCCCTAAAGAATGCCGATGGTTCAATTGCTCATATAGGGAAGGAATTGGGACTGTGTGAAGAAGAAAGTTTGAAACTCAACTCTCTGTTAACTGATTTGgcaaacaagatagatttatgGACAGTTGGTTACATTCgcctcttaaaaatatttaatgaaggAAATTCAAACCACTTTTCTCCTGATTGTGGAAAGTATGAATGGGTTCCTTTGAGTGTGGAATTTGGGATGCCACTTTTTAGTCCCAAATTGTGTAACAGTATATGTAAAAGGGTGGTATCATCACAATTACTTCAATCAGACTCACTTAGTGAGCATCATGATGCAATGCAAAGTTTGCGAAAAAAGTTACGGGATGTTTGTGTGGAGTACCAAGCAACAGGTCCTGCTGCAAAACTTCTTTACCAGAAAGAACAAACAAAGGACTCATCTCGGCAGCTCATGAACTATGCTAGTGGAAGATGGAATCCACTTGTTGACCCTTCTTCTCCCATTTCAGGAGCCTTGAGTGAGCATCATAGACTAAAACTTGCTAATCGGCATCGTTGCCGAACTGAAGTTTTGAGCTTTGATGGCAGCATTCTTAG ATCATATGCATTAAGTCCTGTCTATGAGGCTGCTACAAGGCCCATAGAAG GGTCCCCTGTGAGTTCAGTAAAGGTTGAAACAGATGAAGCTGATAGCAGAGATGTAATCCTTCCCGGTGTTAATCTTCTTTTTGACGGTTCTGAGTTGCACCCTTTCGATATAGGTGCCTGTCTGCAGGCTCGTCAACCAGTCTCCCTAATAGCAGAGGCTTCAGTGGCCTCTGCATCTGCTGCAATTAAATAG